One Mugil cephalus isolate CIBA_MC_2020 chromosome 12, CIBA_Mcephalus_1.1, whole genome shotgun sequence DNA segment encodes these proteins:
- the jam2b gene encoding junctional adhesion molecule 2b codes for MNTTTMLVLPLLVITFLHSPVCLSVTVSSSKPKVEVHEHTDAVLACEFKTEKDQNPRIEWKKRGKAVTFVYFNHKFIGSYAERAKIEGATLTIHSVTQKDSGEYRCEVTASEDHVSLGEATVTLNVLVPPHVPSCEVPSSVFIGSGLELLCKDKLSVPPATYRWYKDNKALMATGDAPYSIDVHKGTLKFKSVSKADAGMFRCESSNSVGAPKSCVAQQLKVVDYPLNMTILIAGAAGFVALMLFCCICVCVCRRRGCCKKSKKTKSTKPYNPHPPPPPPSRNIKHYKQTQSFMI; via the exons ATGAACACCACGACGATGCTGGTGCTGCCTCTGCTCGTCATCACGTTTTTAcaca gtCCCGTCTGCTTGTCAGTGACGGTGAGCAGCAGTAAACCCAAGGTAGAAGTCCATGAACACACAG ACGCTGTGCTGGCTTGTGAGtttaagacagaaaaagacCAGAACCCGCGAATCGagtggaagaagagaggaaaggcaGTTACTTTTGTGTACTTCAATCACAAATTCATAG GGTCTTATGCAGAACGGGCTAAGATAGAGGGAGCGACGCTTACCATACACTCGGTTACTCAGAAGGACTCAGGGGAATACCGTTGCGAGGTGACTGCCAGCGAGGATCACGTCAGCCTTGGAGAGGCTACTGTCACCCTCAATGTGCTTG TGCCTCCTCATGTCCCGTCCTGCGAGGTGCCGAGCTCCGTGTTTATTGGCTCAGGCCTGGAGCTTCTCTGCAAGGACAAGCTCAGCGTGCCTCCCGCCACCTACCGCTGGTACAAAGACAACAAGGCTCTGATGGCTACGGGAGACGCCCCCTATAGCATCGACGTGCACAAGGGCACGCTG AAGTTTAAAAGCGTGTCCAAGGCGGACGCAGGGATGTTTCGCTGTGAGTCCTCCAACAGTGTGGGGGCGCCCAAGAGCTGTGTGGCCCAACAGCTGAAAGTTGTTGACT aTCCTTTGAATATGACAATTTTGATAGCAGGTGCTGCAGGTTTTGTGGCGCTCATGcttttctgctgcatctgcGTGTGCGTCTGCCGCCGACGAGGCTGCTGCAAGA agagcaagaaaacaaagag CACCAAGCCCTACAACCCACAtcctcctccgccccctcccAGCCGGAAC ATCAAGCACTACAAGCAAACACAGTCCTTCATGATATGA